Proteins encoded in a region of the Deltaproteobacteria bacterium genome:
- a CDS encoding metallophosphoesterase, producing the protein MFISVFLTLYGLLHFYAFLKVQKAFVLSRGAGAVLACFMLFMLFCPVLVRVLERHGVEAFSRILAITGYIWMGFLFLFVCAVLLMDLYGLICRVGTYLLHGRADRWIPSARVVFFAALAVSVTGTAYGYLEALTIRKEHLTIRTPKIPKSLGRLRIVQISDMHLGRIVGEGRLENILGKVREAKPDILVSTGDLVDGQMDDASGLADMLERIHTPYGKFAVTGNHEFYAGLGRSLAFTEAAGFTVLRGTGADIKGMIFIAGVDDAAGRRFGLSTEEREEELLSQAPMDRFALLLKHRPYVAHTGDRNFDLQLSGHTHGGQIFPFSLIIKMLYPVDSGLLRLRKGAYLYVSRGGGTWGPPIRFLAPPEIAIIDLVYGRDTEQTF; encoded by the coding sequence CGTTTTCCTGACACTCTACGGCCTCCTTCACTTCTATGCCTTTTTGAAGGTGCAAAAGGCCTTTGTCCTGAGCAGGGGGGCCGGCGCGGTCCTGGCCTGTTTCATGCTCTTCATGCTCTTCTGTCCGGTCCTTGTGCGGGTGCTCGAACGGCACGGGGTGGAGGCCTTTTCCAGGATCCTGGCCATTACCGGATATATCTGGATGGGATTTCTGTTTCTGTTTGTGTGCGCCGTCTTGCTCATGGATCTCTATGGCCTGATCTGTAGAGTCGGGACGTATCTTCTTCACGGAAGGGCGGACAGATGGATCCCGAGTGCCCGGGTGGTCTTTTTCGCTGCCCTGGCCGTCTCTGTTACCGGGACCGCCTATGGATACCTGGAGGCCCTTACCATTCGGAAGGAACATCTCACCATTCGGACGCCCAAGATCCCGAAATCGTTGGGTAGACTCAGAATCGTCCAGATCTCGGATATGCACCTGGGACGGATCGTGGGTGAGGGGAGACTGGAAAATATCCTCGGGAAGGTGCGGGAAGCGAAACCCGATATCCTGGTTTCCACCGGCGATCTGGTGGATGGACAGATGGATGACGCGTCAGGCCTGGCAGATATGCTGGAACGCATTCACACCCCGTACGGAAAGTTTGCGGTTACGGGCAATCACGAGTTCTATGCCGGACTGGGGAGGTCCCTGGCCTTTACCGAGGCCGCGGGATTTACGGTCCTCAGGGGGACCGGGGCGGACATAAAGGGAATGATCTTCATTGCCGGCGTAGATGATGCGGCCGGCCGGCGGTTCGGCCTTTCCACGGAAGAGAGGGAAGAAGAGTTGCTCTCCCAGGCCCCTATGGACCGGTTCGCCCTCCTGTTGAAGCACAGGCCCTATGTCGCGCATACCGGCGACCGGAATTTTGACCTCCAGCTTTCAGGCCATACCCACGGGGGTCAGATCTTTCCGTTCAGCCTCATCATCAAGATGCTGTACCCGGTGGACTCGGGGCTGCTGAGATTGAGGAAGGGAGCCTATCTCTACGTGAGCCGGGGGGGAGGCACGTGGGGGCCGCCCATTCGATTCCTGGCCCCTCCGGAGATAGCGATCATCGACCTGGTTTACGGAAGAGACACGGAACAGACCTTTTGA